Proteins encoded together in one Microbacterium sp. ABRD28 window:
- a CDS encoding 5-oxoprolinase subunit PxpA — MSRVALNADLGEAVGLHSFGNDDALLEIVDSVNVACGMHAGDPGEMQRVVRAAMARGVTIGAHPGLPDLVGFGRRAMALDEDEVRDLVRYQVGALVAFIEASDGELHHIKPHGALFGMTMADPALMRGVCEVARQYGVGVYGLAGTAHESVAAESGVRFFSEFYVDLDYDDEGRLVLERRAKPTHPEVARRRTRDAVESGIFTTVSGAVRTITPDTVCVHSDLPNAVEVARVVREQIDVLSR; from the coding sequence ATGAGCCGCGTCGCACTGAATGCCGACCTCGGCGAGGCGGTGGGACTGCATTCGTTCGGCAACGACGACGCTCTGCTCGAGATCGTCGACTCGGTGAACGTCGCGTGCGGAATGCACGCGGGTGACCCCGGGGAGATGCAGCGGGTCGTTCGGGCTGCGATGGCACGGGGGGTGACGATCGGCGCGCATCCGGGGCTTCCGGATCTCGTCGGGTTCGGCCGCCGGGCGATGGCGCTCGACGAAGACGAGGTCCGCGACCTCGTCCGCTACCAGGTGGGCGCGCTGGTGGCCTTCATCGAGGCGAGTGACGGCGAGCTTCATCACATCAAGCCGCACGGAGCGCTGTTCGGGATGACCATGGCGGATCCCGCCCTCATGCGCGGGGTGTGCGAGGTCGCCCGGCAGTACGGGGTGGGCGTGTACGGCCTGGCCGGCACCGCCCACGAGAGCGTCGCCGCCGAGAGCGGCGTCCGCTTCTTCTCGGAGTTCTACGTCGATCTCGACTACGACGACGAGGGGCGGTTGGTCCTCGAGCGTCGCGCCAAGCCGACCCACCCCGAGGTCGCGCGGCGTCGCACCCGCGATGCCGTCGAGTCAGGCATCTTCACGACGGTGTCGGGGGCGGTTCGGACGATCACCCCCGACACCGTCTGCGTCCACTCCGATCTTCCGAACGCTGTCGAGGTGGCGCGGGTCGTGCGGGAGCAGATCGACGTGCTCAGTCGCTGA
- a CDS encoding amidase gives MPVTRIEELTIADVHDAYRRGTFTARELVQAYLDRIDALDRSGPALNSVISVAQDALAQADRLDAELARTGELVGPLHGVPVAVKDQIETADIPTSFGNILAADYLPEKDATAIARLRDAGAIILAKTTLPDFATSWFSTSSRSGITKNPYDLSRDPGGSSSGTATAVAANLALVGIGEDTGGSIRLPASFCGLVGVRVTPGLISRAGMSSLVSPQDTSGPMTRTVADAAALLDVMVGYDPEDSYTGAVVVDGGGSTYADAAAEGTFAGTRLGVLRQAFPDTTDPDGAAALEVIEKALAELRAGGAELIDIEIDRLDEQVGFTSLYTTRSQADMNTFVQARPSLPVASMQAIVDSGDYHEKLDLLEAIVAGPLDPTDDEEYLQRVLAQPAFQRQVLGVMAEHDLDAVVFPDAKLPAPTHADVLGDRWTCLTYPTNTVIASQLLFPAITVPAGHTTGDLPVGLEIMAPPYAERPLIGIAAAVEATLGARRAPRAAVSDV, from the coding sequence ATGCCCGTCACCCGCATCGAAGAACTCACCATCGCCGACGTTCACGACGCCTACCGCCGCGGCACGTTCACGGCGCGCGAGCTGGTCCAGGCCTATCTCGATCGCATCGATGCGCTCGACCGGTCGGGACCGGCTCTGAACTCGGTCATCTCCGTGGCGCAGGACGCCCTGGCACAGGCCGATCGGCTGGATGCGGAACTCGCCCGCACTGGAGAGCTCGTCGGCCCCCTCCACGGGGTGCCCGTCGCCGTGAAGGATCAGATCGAGACCGCCGACATCCCCACGTCCTTCGGCAACATCCTCGCCGCCGACTACCTGCCTGAGAAGGACGCGACCGCGATCGCACGGCTGCGCGATGCCGGGGCGATCATCCTGGCGAAGACGACCCTTCCCGACTTCGCGACCTCGTGGTTCTCGACCTCGTCGCGCAGCGGCATCACGAAGAACCCGTACGATCTCTCCCGCGATCCGGGCGGATCGAGCAGCGGCACCGCCACGGCGGTCGCCGCGAACCTCGCCCTCGTCGGGATCGGCGAGGACACCGGCGGCTCCATCCGGCTGCCCGCGTCGTTCTGCGGTCTGGTGGGGGTGCGGGTGACCCCGGGCCTGATCAGCCGGGCCGGGATGTCGTCGCTGGTATCGCCGCAAGACACCTCGGGGCCGATGACGCGGACGGTCGCAGACGCCGCGGCTCTGCTGGATGTGATGGTCGGGTACGACCCCGAAGACTCCTACACCGGCGCGGTGGTCGTCGACGGGGGCGGGAGCACGTACGCCGACGCCGCAGCCGAGGGGACGTTCGCGGGCACGCGGCTGGGCGTCCTCCGCCAGGCCTTCCCCGATACGACCGACCCCGATGGGGCAGCGGCGCTGGAGGTGATCGAGAAGGCACTGGCCGAACTGCGGGCCGGCGGTGCGGAGCTGATCGACATCGAGATCGACCGCCTCGACGAACAGGTGGGCTTCACGTCGCTGTACACGACGCGGTCGCAGGCCGACATGAACACCTTCGTCCAGGCCCGTCCGTCCCTGCCGGTCGCCTCGATGCAGGCGATCGTCGACAGCGGCGACTATCACGAGAAGCTCGACCTGCTCGAAGCGATCGTCGCAGGCCCGCTCGACCCCACCGACGATGAGGAGTACCTGCAGCGAGTGCTGGCGCAGCCGGCATTCCAGCGCCAGGTGCTCGGGGTCATGGCCGAGCACGACCTCGACGCCGTCGTCTTCCCCGACGCCAAGCTCCCCGCCCCCACCCACGCCGACGTCCTCGGCGACCGTTGGACGTGCCTGACCTACCCCACCAATACCGTCATCGCGTCCCAGCTGCTCTTCCCCGCGATCACCGTGCCCGCCGGTCACACCACGGGCGACCTGCCGGTGGGGCTGGAGATCATGGCACCGCCCTACGCCGAGCGTCCGCTGATCGGGATCGCGGCCGCCGTCGAGGCGACCCTCGGGGCCCGCCGCGCACCGCGGGCGGCGGTCTCGGACGTATGA